CTGCTTGGGAGTCGTAAGCCCTTCCATCCGCCGGATATTGAGCCGGTCCAGGAGCTTCGATGCCTTGCCGGCGTTATCGATCTCGTCGGGGAAGATGCCCAACTTCTCCAGCGTTTTGACCTGGCTTTCACTGGGTGGCCCCATTTCCCAACCGAAGCTCGGCACATAGCTCGACAGGTCTTCCGCTTGAATCGACATCTCGAACTGAAGCGGGTCGACGAGCTTGCGCTTGCGGGATTTCATTTCCGCCAGCTTCTTGGCCAAGGCTTCTTCCCTGGCCGCCACCACATCTTCGGCCGCGGCCGTCTCCACTGCCACGATGTCGAGCGGGCAGCCAGCTTCCTCGAGCTTCTCGGTCATCTTCTTAGCGACTTCCTCGTTGGTGGCGATCAGGTGGGCCGGCCGGCAGAGCTCGTGGCGCTCCGTGTGCCAGAGGAAATCCAGCAGCAGGAGCTCTTCCTTCCCGGGGTGGAGTCGGGTGCCGCGGCCAACCATCTGACAGTACAGGCTGCGGATCTTCGTCGGCCTGAGGACGATGATGCAGTCCACGCTCGGGCAGTCCCAGCCCTCGGTGAGCAGCATCGAATTGCAGAGCACGTCATACCGGCCAGCGTCGAAATCCGCCAGCACCTCGGCCCGGTCATCGCTTGTCCCGTTGACCTCGGCGGCCCGGAAGCCGGCCTGGGTGAGAATATCTCTGAACTTCTGGCTGGTCTTAATCAGGGGCAGAAATACGACGGTCTTTCGCCCCTGGCAATACTTTTTCATTTCCTCGGCGATCTGGTGGAGGTAGGGGTCCAGGGCCGTCCCGAGGTCGGCGGCCTTAAAATCGCCGCTCTGCATGCCCACGCCGGTCAAGTCGAGTTTCAAGGGGATGGTCTGCGCCTTGATCGGGCTCAGGTAGCCTTCCTTGATGGCCTTGGGGAGCGTGTATTCGTAGGCCAGGCTGTCAAAATACTGGCCAAGGTTGCGCATGTCGCCGCGGTCCGGGGTGGCTGTAACGCCGAGGACGTCGGCCTCCTCAAAGTGCTGCAGAACATTCTGGTAGCTGTCTGAGAGAGCGTGGTGGGCTTCGTCGACGATAACTTTGTCAAAATATTTTTTGTCAAACTGCCGCAGCCGGGACTCCCGCATGAGGGACTGCACCGAACCGACAACGACACGGTACCAGCTGCCTAGACAGCTTTGATCTGCTTTTTCCACCGCCGTGACGAGGCCTGTGGTCTTCTTGATCTTATCGGCGGCCTGGTCCAGGAGCTCGGCCCGGTGAGCGAGTATCAGCACCCGCTCACCAGCCCTAACGCAGTCCTCGGCCACCTTGGCGAAGACGATGGTTTTTCCCGTGCCCGTCGGGAGGACGAGCAGCGTTTTCCGGTTGCCGGATTCCCACTCCCGAAAAATCGCTGCCTTCGCGTCCCGCTGATACGCCCGGTCTTCCATTAGAATTTACCGGTTTGGAACTTCTTGCTGCCGGCCGGCTGGGCCTCTTCCGCAGGCTCCAGGAATTTCTTGACCTCATTTAAGGTTTTTCCTTCGTAGACGCGGGTGCCAATCTTGGCGCGCCCTTTGGAACCGATGACTTTATTCCAGTCCATCTTCAGCTTTTCGCCGTGCTTCTTCTGGCCGATGCAGTTGAAGAACGCGCTCAGGATGCCCTCGGTCCGGGAGTGAAGGAACAGGTTGTGGTTAATCGTCGCGACGCCATCCGACACCGTCACCTGAAGTTTCAGCTTCGCCTGGTTGCAAGCCGGCAGTTTGTCGCCGCCGGAATACCGGGCGCGCTCAAAGCTGATGACCTCGAATTCATACTCACCCTCGGGCAGCGTAATGTATTCCGGAGACTCTTTCTCGATCTCCGACTCCCAATCCAGTTCCACTCCCACGTCAGTTCCACCAAATTCGTTATTGTAAGCCATTGTCGTTTCCTC
The sequence above is drawn from the Sporomusaceae bacterium genome and encodes:
- a CDS encoding DEAD/DEAH box helicase, giving the protein MEDRAYQRDAKAAIFREWESGNRKTLLVLPTGTGKTIVFAKVAEDCVRAGERVLILAHRAELLDQAADKIKKTTGLVTAVEKADQSCLGSWYRVVVGSVQSLMRESRLRQFDKKYFDKVIVDEAHHALSDSYQNVLQHFEEADVLGVTATPDRGDMRNLGQYFDSLAYEYTLPKAIKEGYLSPIKAQTIPLKLDLTGVGMQSGDFKAADLGTALDPYLHQIAEEMKKYCQGRKTVVFLPLIKTSQKFRDILTQAGFRAAEVNGTSDDRAEVLADFDAGRYDVLCNSMLLTEGWDCPSVDCIIVLRPTKIRSLYCQMVGRGTRLHPGKEELLLLDFLWHTERHELCRPAHLIATNEEVAKKMTEKLEEAGCPLDIVAVETAAAEDVVAAREEALAKKLAEMKSRKRKLVDPLQFEMSIQAEDLSSYVPSFGWEMGPPSESQVKTLEKLGIFPDEIDNAGKASKLLDRLNIRRMEGLTTPKQIRFLESRGFQHVGAWQFEHAKKLIDRIAAQGWHIPPGIVPQNYHPEVRDIG
- a CDS encoding DUF669 domain-containing protein, encoding MAYNNEFGGTDVGVELDWESEIEKESPEYITLPEGEYEFEVISFERARYSGGDKLPACNQAKLKLQVTVSDGVATINHNLFLHSRTEGILSAFFNCIGQKKHGEKLKMDWNKVIGSKGRAKIGTRVYEGKTLNEVKKFLEPAEEAQPAGSKKFQTGKF